The following is a genomic window from Pseudomonas lurida.
GCCGTTCCGTTCCACATGATCGGCAAGGGTGAGCAGAGCAAGGTGCAAATCAAACTGGCACTGCACAACAAGTCAAAAGACATCGACCTGGTGATGATGGAAGAGCCGGAAAATCACCTGTCGCATGTCGAGCTGAGCAAGTTGGTGCAAGACATTGAGGACCAGCGAGACGGCAAGCAGTTATTCTTGACGACCCACAGCTCTTATGTGCTGAACAAACTGAGCATCAATAACATTTGCTTGCTGCATGACGCATATAAGCGACTACACCTCCTGGACAAGGGGGTGGTCAAGACGCTGAAGCGGCTACCAGGCTACGACACACTGCGTGTCGCACTTTCCAAGAAAGTAGTGTTGGTCGAAGGCCCATCTGATGAGTTGATCCTCAAAAAGATCTACAAAGACACTCACAAGGGGCGACTGCCAGAGCAGGACGGGATCGATATCATTGTGGTGCGCGGCGTCGGGTTCAAGACGTTCATTGCGATCGGCAAAGAAATCGGTACCGCGATTAATGTCTTGCGGGATAACGATGGCAATTACGAAAAGAACGTCGTTGAAGCACGCAAGGAATACGCGGCTTTCCCAAACATAAAGCTAGTTTCGTCAAAGAACAAAGATGAATTTTCGCTGGAGCCAGCGATGATTTTAGCCAATGCCGCATCGGAAAAAGAGTTGCAGGCATTTGCAGAAGTTGTCCTCTCCGCCGAGACCTTCAAACTACTCGCTGCCAAACCTACTTTTGCTGAAAAGCTCGAGTTCATCGTGGAGTGGTTCCGAAGCAGTGACGGCGACGGCAAAGGCAAGAAGAAAGTCGATTCTGCCATCAGGGTTTTTGAGACTGATAAGCCTTTCAAATATCCGGCCTTCCTCGCTGAGGTACTGAACTTTGCCTAATAAACTCTGCATCGCGGGTGCCGGTTCAGGCAAAACTCACAAGGTCATTACCGAATCAATCGCCGAAATCGAGCGCGGGGGAAAGGTTCTGGTGGTGACCTATACGACCAGTAATCAGCAGGAACTGAGACGTCGATTTTTGGAGGTCTTTGGTACGCACAGTGATCGGTTCGTGGTCAAAGGTCTGTTCTCTTTTTACTTGGAAGACATGGTGAGGCCGTATCAGCAGGCATTGTTCCAGCGACGGATCGATGGCATCTGCTTCAACCAGCGCAATCCTCATATGAGACCAGATTCAACGTTTATGCTGCCGGGGCGCACCGAGCAGCTGGACGATAAGAGCTACAACCCAAAACACTTCCTGACTCCATGCGAGACCAAGGCTCACACCGGCTTTCTCGCAAAACTGGCGAGCCGGATCATGAAGGCCACGAAAAACTCTGCTGCAGTACGACTAGGGGAGATTTATACCCAGTTGTTCTTTGATGAGGTTCAAGATCTGGTTGGGTGGGACTATGAGGTGCTCAAGGGGCTGAGCAAAGTGATGCCGATCCCCATCACGTGTGTGGGAGATTTCCGGCAGACGGTGTACGAGACGACGTTTGGCCAAAAAGCACCTAAAACGGCCGCTGAGAAGGTCGCAGCTTTTAAGTCTATGGGTTTTGTGGAGGAGGCATTGGTGCTCAACCGTCGTTGCATTCAGCCGATTTGTGACGTCGCTGACGCAGTACACAAGGGCGCTTATGAGGCGACGGAGTCGGCGGTGAAAGAGGCCCCACCTGAGTTTGCCCATCACCTCGGCACCTTCATCGTCAGGGAGTCGGACGTCGCCGAATACATCAAGGTGTTCGACCCTATGGTGTTGCGCTGGAGTGTAACGTCCGGGACGAAGCTTCTTCCTGTCCAGGCGCGATGCTACAACTTTGGAGGGAGCAAAGGTCTAGGTTTTGAACGGGTGTTGGTGCTTCCCGCGGAAAGCCAACTGCATTTCGTCTTAGACGGCCAAAAGCCGTTTCCAGCGAAGGACGAAACAGCTCAAAACAAGCTGTACGTCGCCATCACGCGCGCGCGATACAGTTTGGGATTCATCGTGCCAGACAAGAAGGCCGCTGGCTTACGGTTCCCGAGCTGGGAAAAAGCTCCTGCTTGAAGGAAGTTTGTGACTTCACGCAGTGATGGCTTCAAATGGATAACGTTTCTGATTAGCGCCTCAATTTTGGGTAGTGCTCATGTACTACCTGAGGAATAGGGGCATCAGATCTGCACTTTCCCCAAGAATCCGCGAACGTTTGCCCGTCCGCTTTTGGCCGATTGCGACCCTTTGTAAAGAGTAGCAATCGGGTCGAAGGCGGAAATTGCTTAAAGCCAAATGTTGGGTTTTTTATACGACGTCTTCAGAAGGTGTATGGTCGTTCGATCTCATCATCAAACTCTGAAGGCGATGCGGCAAAATCCCCACTCGGCTAGCCTGCACCTTCATCGCACTGCGCTCCTCGCCATTGTCGTCCTCCCACTGATCCATAAGCATGCGACCTATCACCAGCACCCGCATGCTTTTACTGAAAAGCTCCGAGTAGCGCTCGGCGTCTTTGTGCCAAAGTTCCACGTTGGCCCAAAAACCGCCGCGATCCTCATACTCTCCGTCACCTTTAGGCACCGGGTTATCAAAGTAGACGTTGAGCTTGAGCAACCGCCGGGGCTCTTTGTTGCCATTCGCAAACTCCCTGAACTCGGGCTTCGTGCCGATGTTCCCTTCCCCCCAAAACTTGGTGGACATGGTCATACCTCCGCTGTATTGCTTGTGAGCTGCTGAGAAACTCGCTGCTGATAAATTTGTTCGGCAACTCGAATCTTGGAAGCACACAGAAATGCCTGTCGGCTGATGCTGTGCATTAAGCTGATCTGCATGTTGAGCGTGATGCGCTGAAGCTCCATGGCGTATAGATCCGAAACCAGGTTGATCGGCGTCCTGTCATTGCGTAACAAGTCAGCCCATAGGTCGACTCCCATCCTGCTGCGATCCATTCGGCTCCATCGCAGAAATACCGTGCCCGCCCCAGTCGACTGTCGCGTCATACGGATTGGGAGCAACGTGAATGGATAACGATCGGCCTGAGCCAGCACCTCACCGGTAGCTAACAGAACCAAACTGTTCATGAGCTGGCTGCACACGTCACCAAATTGCATGAGCTCCCCCTTACCCTTAAAAGGCTTTAAAAGCCCTTTAAGGAAGGCCGCATGTTCTATCGCTGAGAAGGCACTCTGTTGCAGCGGCTGGAAGGCAACGTGTTTCTCATCGACTGTCGATTCGGCCGCAGTGACAGCGCTGAGGGCATCTTCGGAATGAACCATCGACTCATCCTCCAACCGCTTCTGTTGGCACTATGGTTTCCACTGGAGCCATGCTGACCGGGCTATCTGGATCGTCATCTGGATCATCGCCCTGCCCCTCTTCTCGTGGTCGACGCTGGTATATCGGAGGCGCAAACTCGCAACGGCGTATCCCTTCCAGGACGTCCTGTGGCAGCTCTCCATACCTCTCCCGAGCCTCCCGGGCGACCGCATTGTTCGTCACAAAGTCATCACGCGTGGCGCCCGAGACTTTGTATTGTTGGGCCAACCCAAAGAGACTACGCAGCACGTAACCCCCCGCGTTGATCCAGATCTC
Proteins encoded in this region:
- a CDS encoding ATP-dependent nuclease, with the protein product MLIESLRLINFKKFKDQTFDFNEDVNIFVGDNNAGKSTILEALEIVLNFQYRGRPFNSEFSPDLFNAETVAVFRASPKEPADLPILVIEAYMKNVPDYRGANNSLKKDAQGVQIKASFDPDFTDAYNDYLASGAAITSIPVEFYQVEWMDFAWNVIKPMTKQFRALYIDPTRIHPTFGKNQYISNVLSTALRKDEEYRLSLNYRETLQSFNNTDEVTTVNKDLDSDNRITEKKLTIAANTMPAGALQNALQLEVNAVPFHMIGKGEQSKVQIKLALHNKSKDIDLVMMEEPENHLSHVELSKLVQDIEDQRDGKQLFLTTHSSYVLNKLSINNICLLHDAYKRLHLLDKGVVKTLKRLPGYDTLRVALSKKVVLVEGPSDELILKKIYKDTHKGRLPEQDGIDIIVVRGVGFKTFIAIGKEIGTAINVLRDNDGNYEKNVVEARKEYAAFPNIKLVSSKNKDEFSLEPAMILANAASEKELQAFAEVVLSAETFKLLAAKPTFAEKLEFIVEWFRSSDGDGKGKKKVDSAIRVFETDKPFKYPAFLAEVLNFA
- a CDS encoding UvrD-helicase domain-containing protein, with translation MPNKLCIAGAGSGKTHKVITESIAEIERGGKVLVVTYTTSNQQELRRRFLEVFGTHSDRFVVKGLFSFYLEDMVRPYQQALFQRRIDGICFNQRNPHMRPDSTFMLPGRTEQLDDKSYNPKHFLTPCETKAHTGFLAKLASRIMKATKNSAAVRLGEIYTQLFFDEVQDLVGWDYEVLKGLSKVMPIPITCVGDFRQTVYETTFGQKAPKTAAEKVAAFKSMGFVEEALVLNRRCIQPICDVADAVHKGAYEATESAVKEAPPEFAHHLGTFIVRESDVAEYIKVFDPMVLRWSVTSGTKLLPVQARCYNFGGSKGLGFERVLVLPAESQLHFVLDGQKPFPAKDETAQNKLYVAITRARYSLGFIVPDKKAAGLRFPSWEKAPA
- a CDS encoding single-stranded DNA-binding protein, which translates into the protein MSTKFWGEGNIGTKPEFREFANGNKEPRRLLKLNVYFDNPVPKGDGEYEDRGGFWANVELWHKDAERYSELFSKSMRVLVIGRMLMDQWEDDNGEERSAMKVQASRVGILPHRLQSLMMRSNDHTPSEDVV
- a CDS encoding DUF3158 family protein; the protein is MVHSEDALSAVTAAESTVDEKHVAFQPLQQSAFSAIEHAAFLKGLLKPFKGKGELMQFGDVCSQLMNSLVLLATGEVLAQADRYPFTLLPIRMTRQSTGAGTVFLRWSRMDRSRMGVDLWADLLRNDRTPINLVSDLYAMELQRITLNMQISLMHSISRQAFLCASKIRVAEQIYQQRVSQQLTSNTAEV